One region of Myxocyprinus asiaticus isolate MX2 ecotype Aquarium Trade chromosome 38, UBuf_Myxa_2, whole genome shotgun sequence genomic DNA includes:
- the snrpd3l gene encoding small nuclear ribonucleoprotein D3 polypeptide, like, which translates to MSIGVPIKVLHEAEGHIVTCETNTGEVYRGKLIEAEDNMNCQMANITVTYRDGRVSQLEQVYIRGSKIRFLILPDMLKNAPMLKSMKNKNQGAGAGRGKAAILKAQVAARGRGRGGPPGGRGNIFQKRR; encoded by the exons ATGTCTATTGGTGTCCCAATCAAAGTGCTGCATGAAGCAGAGGGTCACATTGTGACCTGTGAGACAAACACCGGTGAGGTGTACAGAGGAAAACTGATTGAAGCAGAAGATAACATGAACTGCCAG ATGGCAAACATTACTGTGACCTATCGTGATGGCAGAGTGTCTCAGCTGGAGCAGGTGTACATACGCGGCAGCAAAATACGCTTCCTCATTCTGCCCGACATGTTGAAAAATGCCCCCATGTTGAagagcatgaaaaacaaaaaccaagGGGCAGGAGCCGGAAGAGGCAAAGCTGCTATTCTCAAAGCTCAAG TCGCTGCCAGGGGCCGTGGGCGAGGAGGACCACCAGGAGGCAGAggaaatattttccagaaaagaCGATGA